The following are encoded in a window of Pseudomonas sp. St316 genomic DNA:
- a CDS encoding class I SAM-dependent DNA methyltransferase: MSISSTIKSIQDIMRKDVGVDGDAQRIGQLVWLLFLKIFDDRELEWELMDDNYRSPIPDSCRWRTWAADPEGMTGEALKDFIDNNLFPQLQNLHEYSNTPSAFVVRSVFEDAYNYMKSGQLLRQVINKIQEGVDFNKAQERHEFGNLYEQLLRDLQNAGNAGEFYTPRPVTEFMVRMVDPKLDEKVMDPACGTGGFLTCAIEHKRSRYVKTAEDERTLQASIFGVEKKPLPHLLATTNMILHGIEVPNQIRHDNTLSKPLISWGPSERVHCIVANPPFGGMEEDGIETNFPAAFRTRETADLFLVLIMQLLKDGGRAAVVLPDGFLFGEGIKSRIKEKLLTECNLHTIVRLPNGVFNPYTGIKTNLLFFTKGTPTKQVWFYEHQYPAGVKNYSKTRPMRIEEFVVEEAWWGNEADGFAARVENEFAWKVSVEELQARNWNLDCKNPHIGEQICHDPDELLRSYASLQGEISNLRDQLKVVLAEALERQV, from the coding sequence ATGTCCATTAGCTCCACCATCAAGTCCATCCAGGACATTATGCGCAAAGACGTTGGCGTAGACGGCGACGCCCAGCGCATTGGCCAGTTAGTTTGGCTGCTGTTCCTGAAAATCTTCGATGACCGCGAGCTGGAATGGGAGCTGATGGACGACAACTACCGCTCGCCCATTCCCGACAGTTGCCGCTGGCGTACCTGGGCCGCCGACCCGGAAGGTATGACCGGCGAGGCGCTGAAAGACTTTATCGACAACAACCTGTTTCCCCAGTTGCAGAACCTGCACGAGTACAGCAACACGCCGTCAGCCTTCGTGGTGCGCAGTGTGTTTGAAGACGCCTATAACTACATGAAATCCGGCCAGCTGCTGCGCCAGGTGATCAACAAGATTCAGGAAGGCGTGGATTTCAACAAGGCCCAGGAGCGCCACGAGTTCGGCAACCTCTATGAGCAACTGCTGCGAGACCTACAGAACGCGGGTAATGCTGGCGAGTTCTACACCCCGCGCCCAGTCACCGAGTTTATGGTGCGTATGGTCGATCCGAAGTTAGACGAAAAGGTCATGGACCCGGCCTGCGGCACCGGCGGCTTCCTCACCTGTGCCATCGAACACAAACGCAGCCGCTATGTAAAAACCGCCGAAGACGAACGCACCCTGCAGGCCAGCATTTTCGGCGTGGAGAAAAAGCCGCTGCCGCACCTGCTGGCCACCACGAACATGATCCTGCACGGCATCGAGGTGCCCAACCAGATTCGCCACGACAATACCCTGAGCAAACCGCTGATCAGTTGGGGGCCAAGCGAGCGCGTGCACTGCATCGTCGCCAATCCGCCGTTCGGTGGCATGGAAGAAGACGGCATCGAAACCAACTTCCCTGCGGCCTTTCGCACTCGTGAGACCGCAGACCTGTTTTTAGTGCTGATCATGCAGCTGCTCAAAGACGGTGGCCGCGCCGCTGTGGTGCTGCCCGATGGCTTTCTGTTTGGCGAAGGCATCAAAAGCCGCATCAAGGAAAAGCTGCTCACCGAGTGCAACCTGCACACCATCGTTCGCCTGCCCAACGGCGTGTTCAATCCCTATACCGGCATCAAGACCAATCTGCTGTTCTTCACCAAAGGCACTCCAACCAAACAGGTGTGGTTCTACGAACACCAGTACCCGGCCGGCGTTAAGAACTACTCGAAAACCCGCCCCATGCGCATCGAAGAGTTCGTTGTGGAAGAAGCCTGGTGGGGCAACGAGGCCGATGGCTTTGCTGCACGGGTGGAAAACGAATTTGCCTGGAAGGTCAGCGTTGAAGAGCTGCAAGCACGCAACTGGAACCTCGACTGCAAAAACCCGCACATCGGCGAGCAGATATGCCACGACCCGGATGAACTGCTGCGCAGTTACGCCAGCCTGCAAGGCGAAATCAGCAACCTGCGCGACCAACTTAAGGTAGTGCTGGCCGAAGCCCTGGAGCGCCAGGTATGA
- a CDS encoding YfjI family protein, producing MQLCEAFEPPQPLLEYQQAPLSYPVEALGELLGPAVERLAEVIGVPCAMAAQSVLASAALVSQGHANVQLDGRTYPLSLYLLTVASSGDRKSAVDHLALKAARDWERQQWTLYAEKLKAYRAATNIMAKPKTSKKHAEAKDGELSEPVPPRLIIAEPTIEALVKSLCHGLPSMGLFNDEGGQFLGSSTMSKENLLKAITTLSTLWDGSPIDRARSMAGESLRAYDRRLSLHLMLQPYLANQLFKDPVINGQGILGRCLISWPERLVGQRLYKAIDLSRDAKVQRYQQRITTLLQQPWSIHQDGSLNPATLELTARARRAWIDIHDTIECQSGEFGELAGIQPVAGKAAANVLRIAGVLAMVEEASALDEAHIQRASTLMDYYLAEIQRLTEQEPVNSRCEEADRLLRWLVQKGWTHFTIRDVNRNGPRFARKSADHTASLLVVLITHRWLSSRDGKTFEVRHVSPQ from the coding sequence ATGCAACTGTGCGAAGCGTTCGAGCCACCACAACCGTTGCTGGAATATCAGCAGGCGCCACTGTCCTACCCGGTCGAAGCACTGGGGGAATTGTTGGGCCCTGCGGTCGAACGACTGGCCGAGGTGATCGGCGTGCCCTGCGCCATGGCCGCGCAATCGGTGCTGGCCAGCGCTGCTCTGGTGAGCCAGGGTCATGCCAATGTCCAACTCGACGGCCGAACCTATCCGCTGTCCCTCTACCTACTGACGGTGGCGTCCTCGGGTGATCGCAAAAGCGCGGTGGACCATCTGGCACTGAAGGCCGCGCGTGACTGGGAACGACAGCAGTGGACCCTGTATGCGGAAAAGCTCAAAGCCTATCGCGCCGCTACCAACATCATGGCCAAACCCAAAACCTCAAAGAAACACGCGGAGGCGAAAGACGGTGAGCTATCCGAGCCGGTACCGCCAAGACTGATCATTGCAGAACCCACCATTGAGGCTCTGGTCAAAAGCCTGTGCCATGGTCTACCCAGCATGGGCTTGTTCAATGATGAAGGTGGCCAGTTCTTGGGCAGCAGCACCATGAGCAAAGAGAACCTGCTTAAGGCGATCACCACCTTGTCGACACTGTGGGATGGCAGCCCGATTGATCGGGCGCGCTCCATGGCCGGAGAAAGCCTGCGAGCCTATGACCGCCGCCTCAGCCTGCACCTGATGCTGCAACCCTACCTGGCCAACCAGCTGTTCAAAGACCCGGTGATCAATGGCCAAGGCATCCTCGGCCGTTGCCTGATCAGTTGGCCCGAGCGCCTGGTCGGCCAGCGGCTCTACAAGGCGATTGACCTGAGCCGGGATGCCAAAGTCCAGCGCTACCAACAACGGATCACCACCCTGCTGCAACAGCCTTGGTCGATTCACCAGGATGGTTCACTCAATCCCGCCACACTGGAGCTGACTGCCCGTGCCCGTCGTGCCTGGATTGATATTCACGACACCATCGAATGTCAGTCTGGCGAGTTCGGCGAGCTGGCCGGCATCCAGCCTGTCGCGGGCAAAGCCGCGGCGAATGTACTGCGTATCGCGGGTGTGCTGGCCATGGTTGAAGAGGCCAGTGCGTTGGACGAAGCACACATTCAGCGCGCCTCCACGTTGATGGATTACTACCTGGCCGAGATCCAACGCCTGACCGAACAGGAGCCGGTCAATAGCCGATGCGAAGAGGCAGATCGCCTGCTGCGCTGGCTGGTGCAGAAAGGCTGGACTCACTTCACCATTCGCGACGTCAATCGCAACGGCCCTCGTTTTGCCCGCAAGAGCGCTGACCATACCGCCTCTTTATTGGTCGTGCTGATCACTCATCGCTGGCTGAGCAGCCGCGACGGAAAAACTTTCGAGGTCCGCCATGTTTCGCCTCAATGA
- the leuA gene encoding 2-isopropylmalate synthase has product MMLKDPSSKYRHFTTVDLPDRAWPSQVQSVAPGWCSVDMRDGNQALIEPMNAERKRRFFDLLVKVGFKEIEVGFPAASQTDFDYVRELIEQGAIPDDVTIQVMTQARSHLIERTFEALKGAPRAIVHVYNATAPVFRDVVFGVDRAGCIEIATQATREIKQHMDNHPETQWTFQYSPETFCFTELDFALQVCEAVTDVFAPTPSNKMILNLPTTVEVSTANVFADQIEWFCRHFSRRDSVIISVHPHNDRGTGVSTAEQACLAGAERVEGTLFGNGERTGNVDILTLAMNLYTSGIDPQLDFSDIIHVQREVEYCNQLPTHPRHPYAGELVFTAFSGSHQDAIKKGFAVRQANPDGFWEVPYLPIDPADMGRSYEAVIRVNSQSGKGGVAYLLEQHGVVMPRRLQMEFSNLVQQEADGSGQEISSEMILACFTRHYLDEGKPYTLLQPKLVSEGAVTYLEGVLDMGGTQFELSGEGNGPLAALVDAFAQRGVHFDIADYHEHAARDGAQAEALAYVEIRVNNRLLFGAARDGSSLLASLKAVTSAVNHASRLGLLSLMSVVVPCG; this is encoded by the coding sequence ATGATGCTGAAGGATCCTTCCAGCAAGTATCGACATTTCACCACGGTGGATCTGCCGGACCGCGCATGGCCCAGTCAGGTCCAGTCCGTTGCGCCTGGCTGGTGCAGCGTCGATATGCGCGATGGCAATCAGGCCTTGATTGAACCGATGAATGCCGAACGCAAGCGTCGTTTTTTCGATCTGTTGGTCAAGGTCGGTTTCAAGGAAATCGAAGTAGGCTTTCCAGCCGCTTCGCAGACCGATTTCGACTACGTGCGCGAACTCATCGAACAGGGTGCGATTCCCGATGACGTGACGATTCAGGTCATGACGCAAGCGCGCAGCCATCTCATCGAGCGCACGTTTGAGGCATTGAAGGGCGCTCCCCGCGCTATCGTGCACGTGTACAACGCGACCGCGCCGGTGTTTCGAGACGTGGTATTCGGTGTTGACCGCGCCGGGTGCATCGAGATTGCCACCCAGGCCACTCGCGAAATCAAACAGCACATGGACAACCATCCCGAGACGCAGTGGACCTTCCAGTATTCACCCGAGACCTTTTGTTTCACCGAGTTGGATTTTGCATTGCAAGTCTGCGAGGCGGTGACGGACGTCTTTGCACCAACGCCTTCCAACAAGATGATCCTGAACCTGCCGACTACCGTTGAAGTCTCCACGGCCAATGTATTCGCCGATCAGATCGAATGGTTTTGCCGGCATTTCAGCCGGCGTGACAGCGTGATCATCAGTGTCCATCCGCACAATGACCGGGGCACCGGAGTTTCCACCGCCGAGCAGGCCTGCCTGGCCGGTGCCGAGCGGGTCGAGGGCACGCTTTTTGGTAACGGCGAGCGAACCGGCAATGTCGATATCCTCACCCTGGCCATGAATCTCTACACCAGCGGAATCGATCCACAGTTGGATTTCTCGGACATCATCCATGTTCAGCGCGAGGTGGAATACTGTAATCAGTTGCCCACGCATCCTCGCCATCCTTACGCGGGCGAGTTGGTGTTCACGGCCTTTTCAGGGTCGCATCAGGACGCGATCAAAAAAGGGTTTGCAGTGCGCCAGGCCAACCCCGATGGCTTCTGGGAAGTGCCTTATCTGCCTATTGATCCGGCGGACATGGGGCGCAGTTATGAGGCGGTCATCCGCGTCAATAGCCAATCCGGCAAAGGCGGCGTGGCCTATCTGCTTGAACAGCATGGGGTGGTGATGCCGCGCCGGTTGCAGATGGAGTTCAGCAATCTGGTCCAGCAAGAGGCGGATGGATCCGGCCAGGAGATCAGTAGCGAGATGATCCTTGCATGCTTTACCCGGCACTATCTGGATGAGGGCAAGCCCTACACGTTGTTGCAGCCTAAATTGGTCAGTGAAGGTGCTGTGACTTACCTGGAGGGCGTGCTCGACATGGGTGGCACCCAGTTCGAGCTCAGCGGTGAAGGCAACGGTCCGCTGGCGGCGCTGGTCGATGCATTTGCCCAGCGTGGCGTTCACTTCGATATCGCCGATTATCATGAGCACGCCGCTCGCGATGGGGCTCAGGCCGAAGCACTTGCCTATGTCGAGATCCGGGTGAATAACCGGCTGCTATTTGGCGCCGCGCGCGACGGCAGTAGCTTGCTGGCGTCCCTCAAGGCGGTGACAAGCGCCGTCAATCACGCATCACGCCTGGGGCTGCTCAGCTTGATGAGCGTTGTGGTGCCTTGCGGATAG
- a CDS encoding integrase domain-containing protein, whose protein sequence is MCAQTTRLSDRQLKAVKPKDKDYVLTDGDGLQLRVRVNRSMQWNFNYRHPVTKNRINMALGSYPEVSLAQARKKTVEARELLAQGIDPKAQRNELQEAKRAETEHTFENVATAWFELKKDSVTPAYAEDIWRSLTLHVFPSMKSTPLSEVNAPMVIKLLRPIEAKGSLETVKRVSQRLNEIMTYGVNSGMIFANPLSGIRAVFKKPKKENMAALPPDELPELMMEIANASIKRTTRCLIEWQLHTMTRPAEAATTRWADIDFDKRIWTIPPERMKKRRPHTIPLTEHALSLLETLKPHSSHREYVFPSDRNPRTHANSQTANMALKRMGFQDRLVSHGMRSMASTILNEHGWDPELIEVALAHVDKDEVRSAYNRADYIERRRPMMAWWSEHIQKAATGSLSVAAINDTRNRNIVPIR, encoded by the coding sequence ATGTGCGCTCAAACCACCCGCCTCTCCGACCGCCAGCTCAAGGCGGTCAAACCGAAAGACAAGGATTACGTCCTCACGGATGGCGACGGGCTCCAGCTGCGAGTCAGGGTCAATCGCTCGATGCAGTGGAATTTCAACTACCGACATCCCGTCACCAAGAATCGAATCAACATGGCACTCGGCTCTTATCCCGAGGTTTCTCTTGCGCAAGCGAGGAAGAAAACCGTTGAGGCCAGAGAGCTCCTTGCACAGGGCATCGACCCAAAAGCTCAGCGAAATGAACTGCAAGAAGCCAAACGAGCGGAAACGGAACACACATTCGAGAACGTGGCCACCGCCTGGTTCGAATTGAAGAAGGATTCCGTCACACCAGCGTATGCCGAAGACATCTGGCGCTCGCTCACACTGCATGTTTTTCCAAGCATGAAATCAACGCCGTTATCGGAAGTAAACGCCCCGATGGTCATCAAGCTGCTTCGTCCGATTGAGGCCAAAGGCAGCCTCGAGACTGTTAAACGAGTGAGCCAGCGCCTTAACGAGATCATGACCTATGGAGTCAATTCCGGAATGATCTTCGCCAACCCTCTCAGCGGCATTCGAGCGGTGTTCAAGAAACCCAAGAAAGAGAATATGGCCGCGCTACCACCTGATGAGCTTCCGGAGCTCATGATGGAAATCGCGAACGCCAGCATCAAGCGGACGACCCGCTGCCTGATCGAATGGCAACTTCATACCATGACCCGCCCCGCTGAGGCGGCCACCACTCGATGGGCAGACATCGACTTCGACAAACGCATTTGGACCATCCCTCCGGAGCGAATGAAAAAGCGTCGTCCGCACACAATCCCGCTGACCGAACATGCACTCTCATTATTGGAGACGCTTAAGCCCCATAGCAGCCACAGGGAATATGTGTTCCCGTCAGATAGAAACCCGCGCACCCACGCGAATAGCCAGACAGCCAACATGGCATTGAAACGAATGGGTTTTCAGGATCGCTTGGTCAGCCACGGCATGCGCTCCATGGCCAGCACAATCCTGAACGAGCATGGGTGGGATCCGGAGCTAATCGAAGTCGCACTGGCGCATGTCGACAAGGACGAAGTCCGAAGCGCTTACAACCGAGCTGACTACATCGAACGCCGGCGTCCGATGATGGCTTGGTGGAGTGAGCACATCCAGAAAGCGGCCACTGGCAGCCTGTCGGTAGCTGCCATCAATGACACTAGGAACCGCAATATTGTGCCGATACGGTGA
- a CDS encoding integrase domain-containing protein → MALVGRREGRNFGYGRQLSYAGPQALKDLFAGGHFATVKAHSDRWQAFVRWCRSEDGPGYNDARQIDRRTLQDYAAYLRQQIQQGELCIATAQNRLSSVNRTLAALRGDQDVRIASPSQALGHHRSSVRTRVPDGQDRQQVRRVLEVLGEQQHERVAAIVLLARATGMRLREAILADLSRLHREAEHFGRINIQDGTKGGRSGASAPRWVVANDAVKAALQLARHVSPPHSRNLLARDESYAAFLQQTVLPARETLHEHRLKGFHELRAAYACERYEQLTGHAAPVNGGHCYRLDRDLDQQARKQISLELGHNRIDVVSAYIGGRA, encoded by the coding sequence ATGGCCCTGGTCGGTCGGCGTGAGGGTCGCAACTTTGGCTATGGCCGCCAGCTGAGCTACGCCGGCCCACAAGCGCTCAAGGATTTGTTTGCCGGTGGCCACTTCGCCACGGTCAAAGCGCATAGTGATCGCTGGCAAGCGTTCGTGCGTTGGTGTCGATCAGAGGACGGCCCCGGTTACAACGATGCGCGTCAGATCGATCGACGGACACTGCAAGACTACGCTGCGTATCTGCGCCAGCAGATCCAGCAAGGTGAACTCTGCATCGCGACCGCGCAGAACCGCCTAAGCAGCGTCAACCGTACCCTCGCTGCGCTGCGTGGTGATCAGGACGTGAGGATCGCCAGTCCGAGCCAGGCGTTAGGCCACCATCGCTCGAGCGTACGCACCCGCGTGCCGGATGGCCAAGATCGTCAACAGGTCCGGCGAGTGCTTGAGGTGCTTGGCGAACAGCAACACGAGCGGGTGGCCGCGATTGTCCTGTTGGCCCGAGCAACCGGTATGCGCCTGCGCGAAGCGATTCTGGCTGACCTGTCACGCTTGCACCGCGAAGCCGAGCACTTTGGCCGCATCAATATCCAGGACGGCACCAAAGGCGGCCGTTCAGGGGCATCAGCGCCGCGATGGGTTGTGGCCAATGACGCGGTGAAGGCGGCGCTGCAGTTGGCTCGCCATGTGTCGCCACCCCATAGCCGCAACTTGCTGGCCCGCGACGAAAGCTACGCCGCGTTCCTGCAACAGACCGTGCTCCCCGCCCGTGAAACGCTACATGAACACAGGCTGAAGGGTTTTCATGAACTGCGCGCGGCCTACGCCTGCGAGCGTTACGAGCAACTCACGGGCCACGCCGCACCGGTCAATGGTGGCCACTGCTATCGCCTTGACCGTGACCTTGATCAACAGGCGCGGAAACAGATCAGCCTTGAACTCGGGCATAACCGGATCGATGTAGTTTCGGCCTACATTGGAGGTCGAGCGTGA
- a CDS encoding DMT family transporter, whose protein sequence is MQTHFSKGVIFALCAAALNATIGVLSKVLMSSGFTASSVAVIKTVLGCLLLSVLLFFLKGPATKAKWWQAAICAFLGIFVLFHFETAAYRHYAAAGVVVMLMASASISSILLGRLFLKDAITANATVGAALAIAGIAVIFGADLQQGFTLQGAALASMAGCGYGAFSVAMKGMGVSGGLHFTRQLLFFGSLYLLMPAAADGFVIGELSVLAIAALLALAALPTILGFFCTTKAIEYLKPSQVQALELTEPLFAALLAFVVLNEVPRESLYAGAGLIVLGLCFSNELIRLGKRLPAASHS, encoded by the coding sequence ATGCAAACCCACTTCAGCAAAGGCGTGATCTTTGCCCTCTGCGCCGCCGCGCTGAACGCCACCATCGGTGTACTCAGTAAAGTGTTGATGAGCAGCGGCTTCACGGCGAGCAGCGTCGCCGTCATCAAGACCGTGCTGGGGTGCTTGTTGCTCTCGGTCCTGCTGTTTTTTCTCAAGGGGCCGGCGACGAAGGCCAAGTGGTGGCAGGCGGCGATTTGCGCGTTTCTCGGCATTTTCGTGCTGTTTCACTTCGAAACCGCCGCGTATCGGCATTATGCGGCGGCAGGTGTGGTCGTGATGCTGATGGCGAGCGCGTCCATTTCCTCGATTCTCTTGGGGCGTCTGTTCCTGAAGGATGCGATCACGGCGAACGCGACGGTCGGCGCGGCACTGGCCATTGCCGGGATCGCGGTGATTTTCGGCGCCGATCTCCAGCAGGGCTTTACGCTACAAGGCGCGGCGCTCGCCTCAATGGCTGGCTGTGGTTATGGCGCGTTTTCGGTGGCGATGAAAGGCATGGGCGTGTCGGGAGGGCTGCACTTCACTCGTCAATTGCTGTTTTTCGGCAGCCTTTACCTGCTGATGCCGGCCGCGGCGGATGGCTTCGTGATCGGAGAGCTGTCCGTCCTGGCGATTGCCGCGCTGTTGGCTCTGGCCGCGCTGCCGACCATCCTGGGCTTCTTCTGCACCACCAAAGCCATCGAGTACCTCAAACCCTCCCAAGTGCAGGCACTGGAACTGACTGAACCGCTGTTCGCCGCGCTGCTGGCCTTTGTGGTGCTCAATGAAGTGCCGAGGGAAAGCCTGTACGCGGGCGCGGGGCTGATTGTCCTCGGGCTGTGTTTCTCCAATGAACTGATCCGCCTGGGCAAACGCTTACCCGCTGCGTCTCACTCATGA
- a CDS encoding EcoAI/FtnUII family type I restriction enzme subunit R has product MDKKSLSERDICSKYIAPAVQQAGWDMHKQVREEVSFTKGRIIVRGKLHSRGEARRADFILYHQANLPIAVIEAKDNKHSVGSGMQQALGYAEALDVPFVFSSNGDGFLFHDRSGTGSQVETELTLDQFPSPAELWQRYCQWKGLDNTVQHKIEAPYYDDGSGRMPRYYQMNAINRTVEAVARGQDRILLVMATGTGKTYTAFQIIWRLWKSKQKKRILFLADRNILVDQTKNNDFKPFGQAMTKIAKRQIDTSYEIYLSLYQAVTGTDEEMNIYKQFSRDFFDLIVIDECHRGSAAEDSAWREILDYFSSATHVGLTATPKETKEVSSITYFGEPIYSYTLKQGIEDGFLAPYKVVRIDFDKDLQGWRPPKGMLDKNGELIEDRIYNLKDMDRTLVIEARTQLVAQKVTELLKATDPFQKTIIFCDDINHAERMRQALVNLNPERMAENRKYVMRITGDDQEGKAELDNFINPEERYPVIATTSKLMTTGVDAQTCKLIVLDQHIKSMTEFKQIIGRGTRINEDYGKYWFTIMDFKKATELFADPAFDGDPVVIYAPEGDDSPVPPDDPLADEDGISAGNDNEGDDLDFTGEDEGKKRIKYVIDNVPIYVVAERVQYYGPDGRLITESLHDYTRTCVKKQFTSLDDFLRRWSDAEQKKVIIEEMAAQGVMWEALAEEVEKKQGKPLDPFDLICHVAFDQPALSRRERAEQVKKRNYFAKYSGAARQVLEALLDKYADTGIEHIEDIKILQLDPFSQFGAPIELVKAFGGKAGYNKAIHELEDELYAS; this is encoded by the coding sequence ATGGACAAAAAGTCGCTTTCCGAGCGGGATATCTGCAGCAAGTACATCGCGCCAGCCGTTCAGCAAGCTGGATGGGACATGCACAAGCAGGTGCGCGAGGAAGTCAGCTTTACCAAAGGCCGCATTATCGTCCGGGGAAAACTTCACAGCCGTGGCGAAGCACGCCGCGCAGACTTCATCCTCTACCACCAGGCCAACCTGCCTATCGCTGTGATCGAGGCAAAGGACAACAAGCACTCCGTTGGATCGGGCATGCAGCAAGCCCTGGGCTATGCAGAGGCGCTAGACGTACCGTTCGTGTTCTCCAGCAATGGCGATGGTTTCCTGTTTCACGACCGCAGTGGCACAGGCAGCCAGGTAGAAACCGAACTCACCCTTGATCAATTCCCCAGCCCTGCCGAACTTTGGCAGCGTTACTGCCAGTGGAAGGGGCTGGATAATACAGTCCAGCACAAGATCGAAGCGCCCTACTACGACGACGGCTCCGGACGCATGCCGCGCTATTACCAGATGAATGCCATCAACCGCACCGTCGAGGCTGTGGCGCGCGGCCAAGACCGTATCCTGCTGGTGATGGCCACGGGCACCGGCAAGACCTACACCGCCTTCCAAATCATCTGGCGGCTGTGGAAATCGAAACAGAAGAAACGCATCCTGTTTCTGGCCGACCGCAACATCTTGGTCGACCAGACTAAAAACAATGACTTCAAGCCCTTCGGCCAGGCGATGACCAAAATCGCCAAACGCCAGATCGATACCTCCTACGAAATCTACCTGTCGCTCTATCAGGCCGTCACCGGCACTGATGAAGAGATGAACATCTACAAGCAGTTCTCCCGCGACTTCTTCGACCTGATCGTGATCGACGAATGCCACCGTGGCAGCGCCGCCGAGGATTCAGCCTGGCGTGAAATCCTCGACTACTTCTCCAGCGCCACCCATGTCGGCCTTACTGCTACACCAAAGGAAACCAAAGAAGTATCCAGCATCACTTACTTCGGTGAACCGATTTACAGCTATACCTTGAAGCAAGGCATCGAAGACGGCTTTCTCGCCCCCTACAAAGTGGTGCGTATCGACTTCGATAAAGACCTGCAAGGCTGGCGGCCACCCAAAGGCATGCTCGATAAGAATGGCGAGCTGATCGAAGACCGCATCTACAACCTCAAGGATATGGATCGCACCCTGGTGATCGAGGCGCGCACCCAACTGGTGGCGCAGAAGGTCACCGAACTCCTCAAGGCCACCGATCCGTTTCAGAAAACCATCATCTTCTGCGACGACATCAACCACGCCGAGCGCATGCGCCAGGCACTGGTCAACCTCAACCCCGAGCGTATGGCCGAGAATCGCAAATACGTTATGCGTATCACCGGCGATGACCAGGAAGGCAAGGCCGAGCTGGATAACTTCATCAACCCGGAAGAGCGCTACCCGGTGATTGCCACCACCAGCAAGCTGATGACCACCGGCGTCGATGCTCAGACCTGCAAGTTGATCGTGCTCGACCAGCACATCAAATCGATGACCGAGTTCAAGCAAATCATCGGTCGCGGCACTCGCATCAACGAGGACTACGGCAAGTACTGGTTCACCATCATGGACTTCAAAAAGGCCACCGAGCTGTTTGCCGACCCGGCCTTCGACGGCGACCCAGTAGTGATCTACGCCCCAGAAGGCGATGACTCCCCCGTACCGCCGGATGACCCGCTTGCCGATGAAGATGGCATAAGCGCAGGCAACGATAACGAGGGCGATGACCTGGATTTCACCGGCGAAGATGAGGGCAAAAAACGCATCAAGTATGTCATCGACAACGTCCCGATTTACGTCGTCGCCGAGCGCGTGCAGTACTACGGTCCGGATGGACGACTCATTACCGAATCGCTCCACGACTACACCCGAACCTGTGTAAAAAAGCAGTTCACCTCGCTGGATGACTTCCTCCGCCGCTGGAGTGATGCCGAGCAAAAGAAAGTCATCATCGAGGAGATGGCCGCCCAGGGTGTGATGTGGGAAGCCTTGGCCGAAGAAGTGGAAAAGAAACAGGGCAAGCCGCTCGATCCGTTCGATCTGATCTGCCATGTAGCCTTCGATCAGCCAGCCCTGTCGCGCCGCGAGCGAGCCGAGCAGGTGAAAAAGCGCAACTATTTCGCCAAGTATTCCGGTGCCGCCCGCCAGGTCCTGGAGGCGTTGTTGGATAAATACGCCGATACCGGCATCGAGCACATTGAGGACATCAAAATCCTCCAGCTCGACCCTTTTAGCCAGTTCGGTGCCCCCATCGAGCTGGTCAAAGCCTTTGGCGGCAAGGCTGGCTACAACAAGGCTATCCACGAACTGGAAGACGAACTTTACGCAAGCTAA